The Candidatus Bathyarchaeota archaeon DNA segment CGTAAAGGACATAAAAATCCCTGAGGATCTACATGTTTTTGAGGATGCATATATTAAGGAATGGATAGCCAAGAAGGGCTATAAGATAATAGCTTGCTACGACCCCTACTGCATACATTACCGGTCTGATTCAGTATGGACGTTGAAAGGAAGCTTAAAAATAGTTTCCGATCATTTAAGAAATGGCTCGCTGCGTCTTGTTTTGAAGCTTTTACCTCCATATTCATTCTACGCTATCTACACGCTTTACAGGAACCTAGCCAACAAATTTAAGCCTAACCAGCTTGTAGGGCAATCCACAAATGGTCATTTCTTGGCTTAGGGAGCACGTCGACCTTTCCATCACTTTTAAGTTCTCCCTACGTAAGTGCTTGAACGTTTTCACTTTCCAATTCTTTGATTATCTCTTGACCTTTGTCTATTCTAGCGGCTATTAAAAGGGCATCTGAGCTTATAATCTACAACGGATTAACTCTAAAAATTCGCAAATTCTAGCTGTTTCTTTCGCTATTTGGAATTTTTCTTCGTGTGCACAGGCTCGGATGCTTGAATATGGCAGATTATCGCACGCTTTAAAGAGTTAGGAGTAAACTATAAACTAGATCTCCGAAGAATTGTTCGAGGAACAGGACTCAACTGGTACAAAATACTCATTGATACGAAAGTTAAACCTCAGTTGGGAAACTTGCATAAATCGTGCGTTTTAGTCTACAAAATTAGAATTAAATACTCGAATAGTTATTTTGTTCTCGTATGATTCCCATGGAAAGTACTGATAAGGATAAAGAGCGTGCTAAGCTTTTTGATGCGCTTGGGCATCCAACACGTATAGCTATTCTTAACGCTTTAAACGAAAGACCTTTAGGTTTTTCTGAACTGAAAAGGAAATTAAGCATCGATAGCAGCGGTCATCTTTTGCATCATTTGAATAAGCTGGATGACTTGATTAAGACTGATGAGCATGGGAAATATTGTCTTTCAGACCAAGGAAGAGACGCGTTGTTCGTGATAAAAACTGTAGAGTGGGCTTCTAAGCCAAAGGTTAAAGAAGTTAGCGCACGCATTATTAATAAGTGGAAGAGAACTGCTGCAATATTGCTGGTAGCGTTTATTTTAGTAACCATCCCTCTTACAAACTTTTACTTAGCAGCAGTACATGAAAACAATGAAATCTTATATTCGTTGGATGCTGCTGCTTCAGAACAATTGTTTGAAGTAAGATATGATATTGATATTCTGCTTTATCTTCTTAAATACAACAATAGTACGGATACCATAAGGTATAAAGCAGAGGCTATAAGCCATAGGGCAGACACAATCATCTACCTTACAAGAGAACTGCAGCATTATACAGGTGACCTAAAATGCTACAATTTACATTGTACCTTCTTTGATCTATACGTCTTCATTGTTAGCGTGTTAAACGACCCACCAAGTGAAATAATACCGGAATTAATGAAGAACAATGAGACTTTCAAGGAGATAAGTAGTATATTGGGAGAAATGTCCGTATATGTAAAGCAAGATAGAAGCATTAGGGCAATACCTGACACACTTATTGAAGAACTCCAGATGGCTGTGGATAAACTTTCAATCTAAGTAATAAACTGAATAAATAAAAAATTCAATTGGAAAGTACTTCTCCATGAATTTAGGGTTGTTTTAATAGATCTCTGCATTGGAGCATTTTCACTGTATAAAAGTGCATTTCTCATTATTTTTCAAAAATTTGTCATACATTTCCTGCCTGGGGCTTCGTTTAATTCTAGTCTAACTACAAAATAGTCCTTGCATGCAAATCTTAAGAAAATGGGAAATTTAAACCGAAATTCGAACGTAAACCGGGCTACCATAAGAATCCCCTAAAGACGATGATGCAGCTATGTTAGATGAAGATATTTTATTGTTTTAGTTGTTTTTTACGAGGTTTTTGATGGAGTTTGTGAAGAAATATCTTGTTTTTCCTTTTGTTTGCACGTTTAACGCTCTTATTTTTACGACTATTGGGAAGTCTTTTACTGCTTTTCCTAGTACTAGGCAGTGTTGGGGCGGTAAGTCTCTTGCTATTGATTTTACTGTTTCGCTGTCGACTCTTGAGGCTTTTGAAACTGTTTCTAAGTCTCGTTCGTTTGTGAAGTTGAATAGGAATATGTTGTCTGCTTGGCGGTATATGCTTTCTCGAATTGAGTCGGGCTGATTCGTTATGAAAGTTGTGAAAACTCCGTAATGCCTCATTCTTGTGACTATATCGTCCCAGTAGGTGTCACGTAAGTATAGGTGAGCTTCTTCAGCGAATAGAAAAACTGCCCTTAACCGCCAGCTGGTTAATAGTTCAATAAGTTTTCCTAGGACGTATTCGACGACTATTTGCCTATCAATTGTAGAAATATCTTGCATGTTGATTATTACCGCTCCGCCATTTAATTTTGCCTTTTCTAGGCATTTTTCCAGGGAATAAGCCTCCTTGGGGTTGTCGGTGAAAAATCCGGAGTTTAAAAGAGCGTAGTATCGACTGAACAATGCGTCACGGATATGCTGGTTGCACTTCCAGTTTCTAATAGCTTCGCCAAGCTCCTTTAAAGATAGCATATCTCGCTCTTTCAGGAAACGCCAGATTCGTCTGAATTCTCTGGCAGAGGTTCCAGGCAGTTTTAGGGCATTCAGTAGAATATTTAGCATTACTCTCAAATCGACTTGCTTAAGCGTTATTTTGAAGTTTCTTCCCGGAGTGAGCACTTCAACTTTGCCATTATACTGGTTGGGGCTGCCGTTTTCGTTTAAGCCTAGGCCGGTGTATTCTCCGTTTAGGTCTAGAACCACAACTGTCGCTCCGTAATGGATGAGGCTTAAAACTAGAAGCTTAGAAAGATGCGATTTCCCTGTTTCCTTCTTCCCGGTAATAATGTTTAATCTTCCGTCTAGAGACTGCGCATCGATAAAAAGCTGCGATTTTTCCTTAGTTTCACCCAAGTAGATTGGGAAGTTTCCATTTATCTTGGCTAATGAAAAAAGCTTTGAGATTGGTATCTTCTTTATGGTTGAATGCGTTCTTGAGGGAAGCCAAGCGGTGTTATTTGTTAATTTTCCATTTTCTAATGCTGCCCTAATTTTGCATATTAGCATCCTTGCGTCTTGTATCATGGTTATTTGAGAGAAAACCTCGAGGGGGTCTAAGTTTTCTCCTTCGATGTATTCTTGGCTTTGCGAACATTCTCTCAGTAGTTCCTCAAGTATTCCAGGCACATTTGCAAATTGAATGTCAACTACTTGAACTAGTAGCGCTTTTCCAGCATTTGAATCTTCAATTACTAGGTAATCTCCTTTCTCAAATTGCTCTGTTGGGAAGCTTAGGATTCGAACAGTGTTTCCCTCTTTTTTGTAGAGCTTCACTTTGCAGAGGCCCTCTCCGCAAATGGTTTCAAGTTTCATGTTCCTTCCCAAACGGTCCAAACAAAACCCGCCTAATACTCGGCCTATTAATAACCCTCAAATTGAAACGTTCATTTAAGTAACGTTGAATCCCAACTACTTCGTTGGCTGTGAAAGTTGAAAATATGTGGGCTAAACGTAAAGTTTCAGGATACCCGCTGACCAATAAGTCGTTTCCTAGAAGTCTTTCAACAGCCCTAACGCCTTCTTCAATTGAAAATCCGTGGTAAATGTCAAGTCTGAAAACTTTGGAACCATTAAGCTTTGCAAGATAAACTTTTCCAAGGTTTTTAATGCCTCTTTGTTTAAAAAGTAGCTCTTCCAGCTTAAGTAGACATGGAGAAGGAAAATTCGATGCAAAATCAGAGATTTGACGGCCTCCAACTCTTATTCTAGAAACTTTTGAAATAGCCAACACGATATTTCCATTTTTCTTTGCATTTTCCATAATATCTCTAATTGCTGTTACTGGCTTCTCCGGAGTCCCAACAGTAAGCGACCCATCCCAGAGGATTATTCCCCCATGCATAGATGAAGCTAAACTTGAGTGGAGCCACCTTTCAAAAAGACTGGTAATTCTGCTTTGCAGATAGGTGACTTCAGGGGCCATTGTCACATCGTAAATTTCGTTTTGAACGGGAACGGGGTAAGCCTTAAAGAATCTGTATACTTCGTTTTTGTTTTCTTCAGTTATATGAAGTGGAAATGGCCCCAGCTTTAAGTATCTATACTTTTTGTTGATTAAGTAAACAATTGCGCCTCTTACAGCGATTACAACTCCTTTAGAGGTTTCGCCTATTTTTATGCTGGAAACGTCGATGGCTGCGATTGGTACTTCTTCCTTTAGAGGTTTAAGTTTGATCAGCTGCAGTTTGGCTGTTGTTTTTAAGTTGTTGAATTTTGTTGTTGAAAGTTCATCAATAAAGTTTTCACTTTGTAGGTAGGTTTGCGATATTTGAGCATTTGAGTTTCTCAGAGTTTTTATGCTTAGTTCTAGGAATTGTTGTGGGAATTTGATTAAGTGTGGAAAATTATATTTTGCTGTTGTTGAAATATGTAATTGTTCAATCACCAAGATTCACCAATAGGCAAGTGTATGGTCATGTTGTATTTAAATGTTGCGCATGTGCATTTTGAACAATTCAATAATCAATAAGTGAAACAACATGGAGGAAAAACAAGAAGAAAAGAAGGAAAAGCCACCAATAAAGCTGAAGATGAAAGTGGGAAACATAGAATTCGAAATTCAATGTCAAGAAGACCAGCTTAAAAACGCAGTTGAACAAATACTTTCGACAGTAACCGAACAAGCAAAACTGGTACCTGCAATAACTGAGCCAAGCACGAAACCAGTAGCCCGAGCTGAAACATGCAAAGGAGTAATAATGAAACTTTGGGAGGAAGGATGGTTTGCATCCCCACGAAGCCTAGGTGAAGTTCACAGTGAAATGGCGAGAAGAGGATTCCACTATGACCGAACTGCAGTTGCACACGCACTTATCGACCTCGTTAAAGAAAACGTCTTAACAAGAGATGGAAAACCGAGAAGATACCGTTACGCCCAAAAGAGGCCGCCGTCAACTTTTTAGATTGCGTGTTTCAAATCGGATTGCACAATTTTGTTTAAATATCCCACATAATCAGATTATGTGGGGTAAAGGCCATGAGTAAAATCTGCGAGTGGGTTTTAGCCGCAGATGAAAGAATAAGGTTTGCCATGCTAATAGACGATTTGGGGAATACTCTCTGTATGAAAACTGTGGGCTATTATGAAATTTCAGAAGACCTAGCCTTTAGGCTTGGAGACACGCTGGCCGTTTTAATTGGAGGAATTTTTAAGGAGCTCTCAGCTTTGCACGGCCCATTTGAATATGCCATGGTTAAGCATGGAAGCACAGTTGTGGTGGGGTTAAAACTGGATGAAGGTTACCTTATATTTTCTGCAAAGGAAGATGTAACTCCTGAAATCGTGCAGAGAGTAAAGGGCACCATAAAAATATACAGAAGAGAAAGCAGGTGAAATCAGCCGGAAAGTTTAGCCTTAATTTTTGGTAAAAATTCTTTTTGGAAAAATTTTATACCAAAACTTGTGATTCTATATTTTTCCTCATCATTTCTTATTACTAGGCCATCTCTGCATAGTTCACCTAACCTTGTGCTTAAAATTTTGGAGCTTTTACCCAGCTTTTCACGTAGTTCTTCCTTTGTAAAGTAATCTCTATCAAGAATGCCCAGCCTAAAGCCTATGTGCATACCTAAAAGGCTTAACATTAAGAGTTCTTTGTCTGTCAACTTTTTCCGCGGCAACATAATATATGGACTGTCTTCTGAAATTTCAATTATCCCCTTTAAATCATCAATCAACTCCTCTAAATTCACAGTCAGCCGAACCTTCTTTATTGCTTTTATGGATGGAAAAACTTCGGCGAAAAAACGATTTATGAGAATCCAAACTTCTTCTGGGTTTCCGGTGAAAGTTTGTTCTATTTCCCTAAATTTTATATGAACCTCCACTTTGCTGTCTTGCTTACCCATTCCTATTGTCCTCTTAGCTTGGGTAAAACTTCATCTTCTATCCATCTTTCTCCCTGAACTGTGAGTTTAAACTGTGGCTTTGAAGGGTTCGGTTTGAAGACTATTCCTCTCTTTGTCATTTCGTTTAGTCTTGCTGGAACCATTGATTTAATTCCGCTTGACTCCAGCAATTTTGAGATTTGGGCGGCAGTTGCAGTTTTGTCTTCCATAGCGTACAGTACTAAGGCGATTGCCTCATAATGAGTAAGCTTCTTTCTAGTCGTGATAACTGGGCCTTCAGTTGTAAATTCAATTATTCCCTCGAGCTGAACCTTTATTGGAGGAGTAAGTTTAGTTGAAATTAGATTTGTAACTTTTTCTATGAAGTTTTCAGGTATAGAATTGAGCAAATCAATTATTTCCTGCGGATTTTCTCCTTCTAAAACTATTTCACCAAACGGCGCCTTAATTCTAGTTTCTATTTTTCCCATCATTCTTCCTCCTTTTCGGCCAGTATGTAAACGTATCCCTCGTCTGTTTTCCATCGTCTTATGTTGCCTTTGCGTGCAAGTCTGTTTAGAACCGACGAAAGTGTTGAGGTTGGATAGTGAATTTCATTTGCTTCTAAGGCTTCTAAAATCTCCTTTAGGGTTCTAGGTCTCCATCTTCCCCAATCTGACTCTAGAAGTTTCAATACAGCTTTGCTACAGCTTTCGGCTTTAGATATTTTCGGATAAGGAAGGGGAATTCCCTTTAACTTAGCCTTTTGTTCCGGAGTTGCTGTTGAAACATTTACAACTGCCGTTTTAATACGTATGGTTTTGAAGGCTTCTGAAACATTCTTCATTAGTTCTGGAAGCTGCTTAATTGCATTCAAAACTTCATGTTGCTTCCCACATATCTCGATTTCATGTTCTCCTACACGAACCCTAAACGAAAACTGGCCCCTCTCGATCTCAGTTGACTTTTCTGCCCTAACGTTTTTCTTCGGCAAATTAACCACAACAACAATTCGTAGGTTTATACATTTAAAATTTTAATTAGAAGCTCAATTTTCACGTCGAAGTCTAACCGAATTTCTCAAGATATTGCCTAAGCAGCTTGCTTACCTTTTCAGCGTTCACTCTCCCTCTATAATCCTTCATGATTGTCCCCATCAACGGGCCGAACGCCCCCTTCGCCCCACGCTGCGTAACAACAGCCATGTTCTTCTCGACGGTTTCCTTAACTATACGTTCAACTTCCTCGTCTGGAAGCATGGCGAACCCCAAGCTTTCAACAGCTTTCTCAACAGTTTCATCTTCGTTTTTAGAAAGCCAAGTAATTATTTCCGGAATTGCCTCCTTAGCTATTTTTCCGACGCTTACAAGTCTGAAAATTTCCATAAGTTTTTCATCTGAAACCTTCCAAACTTCAACTCCGTCACGTTTTAACGCCTTTAAAGTTTCAGTTAGGGTTGTAGCAACCAATGTTGGCGTAGCTTTCGTTTCTTTAACTATTTTCTCGAATAGTTCGCAGTATTCTGAATCTAGAACTTGATTTGCAAGCTTCTTGTTTAGCTTATACTCTTTAATTAAACGTTCAAATTTCTGTTCAGGAAGTTCCGGTAACTTCGCCTTGAGCTTCTCTATATACTCTGGACCTATACGTATCGGGGGGACGTCTGTTTCCGGATACATCCGTGCAGCGCCAGGCCTAGGCCTCATATACCTCGTTGAACCGTCAGGGTTTGCAGCTCTGGTTTCTTCTGGAACTCCACGTAAGGCTTCCTTTGCCCTTTCAACAACTGCTTTTAAGGCGTCTACGGCATTTTCTTTTACATCTGCAACGAAGACAACTGCGTCCTCTTTTCCAGCACCAGTCACTAACCTTAATTTTTCGACTTCTCCCTCTGAAATTCCATATGCTGGCAGCTCGTCAGTGTGAAATATTCCTCCGACTCTTCCCCAGAAGCGGGCTCGGTCAGCCATTTCCTTTCCAAGCCAAATGTTAGGTGACAATTCGAGCTTAAGCAAACCAGCGAATTTGGGCAGCTTAACTGCCAAGACAACT contains these protein-coding regions:
- a CDS encoding ATP-binding protein, encoding MDRLGRNMKLETICGEGLCKVKLYKKEGNTVRILSFPTEQFEKGDYLVIEDSNAGKALLVQVVDIQFANVPGILEELLRECSQSQEYIEGENLDPLEVFSQITMIQDARMLICKIRAALENGKLTNNTAWLPSRTHSTIKKIPISKLFSLAKINGNFPIYLGETKEKSQLFIDAQSLDGRLNIITGKKETGKSHLSKLLVLSLIHYGATVVVLDLNGEYTGLGLNENGSPNQYNGKVEVLTPGRNFKITLKQVDLRVMLNILLNALKLPGTSAREFRRIWRFLKERDMLSLKELGEAIRNWKCNQHIRDALFSRYYALLNSGFFTDNPKEAYSLEKCLEKAKLNGGAVIINMQDISTIDRQIVVEYVLGKLIELLTSWRLRAVFLFAEEAHLYLRDTYWDDIVTRMRHYGVFTTFITNQPDSIRESIYRQADNIFLFNFTNERDLETVSKASRVDSETVKSIARDLPPQHCLVLGKAVKDFPIVVKIRALNVQTKGKTRYFFTNSIKNLVKNN
- a CDS encoding winged helix-turn-helix transcriptional regulator → MESTDKDKERAKLFDALGHPTRIAILNALNERPLGFSELKRKLSIDSSGHLLHHLNKLDDLIKTDEHGKYCLSDQGRDALFVIKTVEWASKPKVKEVSARIINKWKRTAAILLVAFILVTIPLTNFYLAAVHENNEILYSLDAAASEQLFEVRYDIDILLYLLKYNNSTDTIRYKAEAISHRADTIIYLTRELQHYTGDLKCYNLHCTFFDLYVFIVSVLNDPPSEIIPELMKNNETFKEISSILGEMSVYVKQDRSIRAIPDTLIEELQMAVDKLSI
- the gatE gene encoding Glu-tRNA(Gln) amidotransferase subunit GatE is translated as MEINYSELGLKAGLEVHQQLNTAHKLFCKCKPQLFKGEPEITFLRRLRPTQSELGQIDPAAYFEFQKGVKILYEANNETACLVEMDEEPPHDLNREAVEIALTIALMLNAKPVDEIHVMRKTVIDGSNTTGFQRTCIIALNGELNIKGKKIPIQHIALEEDAARKMGQEGSTIRYRIDRLGIPLIEVTTGPVIYSPKEAEEVAFAIGRILRATGKVKRGLGTIRQDLNVSIKEGALIEIKGVQELELVPVVIENEVKRQLGLLKIRDELKKRGLKEDDIKENFVDVTEVFKDTKCKVLKKAIAQGKVVLAVKLPKFAGLLKLELSPNIWLGKEMADRARFWGRVGGIFHTDELPAYGISEGEVEKLRLVTGAGKEDAVVFVADVKENAVDALKAVVERAKEALRGVPEETRAANPDGSTRYMRPRPGAARMYPETDVPPIRIGPEYIEKLKAKLPELPEQKFERLIKEYKLNKKLANQVLDSEYCELFEKIVKETKATPTLVATTLTETLKALKRDGVEVWKVSDEKLMEIFRLVSVGKIAKEAIPEIITWLSKNEDETVEKAVESLGFAMLPDEEVERIVKETVEKNMAVVTQRGAKGAFGPLMGTIMKDYRGRVNAEKVSKLLRQYLEKFG